One Deltaproteobacteria bacterium genomic window, CTGGCTGTTGTACGAACATCCCCATGTAAAATTGGAAATACTGAGCCCCCTGATCCCGTTGAATTTGAGAAACAAGGCCAAACTGGCAGCCATCCCGACCACCAGCGGGACCGGGTCCGAGGTCTCGGGTGTGGCGGTCATCTCCTTTCCGGACGGGGTCAAACTGCCGGTGGCAGGGGCACTGCCGGAGTTTGTACCAGACTTTGCCCTGCTGGACCCGACATTCACGGTGGGGATGCCCCCGGAATTGACGGCAGGCACGGGGGCTGATGCCCTGGCCCATGCCGTTGACGGCTTTATGGCCCCGAAATGTGATGAAATCAACCAAGCCATTGCCGGAAAAACCATAGAGATGATTTTTAAATGGTTGCCTCGGGCCTATGCGGACGGATCTGACATCATGGCCCGAATGAAAATGCAGCAGGCGGCCATGATGGCGGGAATCCCTCTGGCAAACGCGGGTTCGGGCATCTCCCACGCCCTGGGTCATACCATCGGCGGACTGTTTCACATCCACCACGGCGTTCTGGTCCTCTTGTTTATTCCCTATGAACTTCAGGTGTACGCCAAAGTGACCGACCGCTACCTGGAACTGTGCGACCTGATGGGTGTCTGGGACCATGATTCGAAAGAGAAGCGCCTGTCCGGTCTTATCGAAAAGATCCGGGATTTTATGACATCGTTAAAGCTTCCCATCGGCCTCAAGGATGCGGGTGTGAGAAGGGACGACCTTGAAAAGCATATGGATATGATTCTAGAGCAGACCCCTACAGATCCGGCATTCTATTTTGGATGGTACGACCTGAACAAAGCCCAGCTCAACGATATATTCTTACATGCCTATGAAGGCCGACTGCTGGATATGTGCTCGAAACCGTGGAGGTAGCCATGAAAGGACATTTTGGAAAATTCCTGAAAATCGATCTTACCGCCCGCAAAACAGAAGAAATACCCATCAGCGATGCGGATCAGAAAATCTATGTGGGCGGATCGACCCTGGCCGCCAGCATGATCTATGATGATGTCAAACCGGATATGGATTCCCTGGCCCCTGAAAATCCTATTGTCTTTGCCACCGGCCCATTTACCGGATCCAATGTGCCCATGGTCAGCCGGGCCGCCATATGCGGCATCTCGCCCAGTACGGGCCTGTGGGGCGAAGCCACCACCGGCGGAAAATTTCCCATGCGTTTGAAAGGCACCGGCTATGACGCCATCCTGGTTGTGGGCAACGCGGAAAAACCGGTTTACCTTTACATAAATGAAAACAGGATGGAAATCCGGGATGCCTCTCACCTCTGGGGTAAGGGCGACATTTACGAAACGCAGAAACAAATCAAATCCGAAGTGGATGGAAAGTCCGCCGTGGCCTGTATCGGTTTGGGGGGCGAAAACCGTATCCATTACGCCGGTGTCATGAACGACGAGGGCCGTGCCGCCGGTCGCTGCGGAATGGGGGCGCTGATGGGCGCCAAAAATCTAAAGGCACTGGTTGTGTCAGGAGGCCGAAAAGCGGAAATTGCCAACCCGGAAAGACTCAAGCTGGCGATCAGCCAGGCCAGAGACGCCATTGAAAGCAATGCCTACACCCAGGCATACAAGCTCTACGGCACCAATATCTATATGGATCTGGGCATGCGGCTGGGAGACGCACCGGCCAAATACTTTACCAGGAGCGTATTCCCTGCGGCCAGGATCCACGGGCCGGCATTTCGGGAGCGCTATCGAATGTCCAATTACGCCTGTACCGGCTGCCCCATCGGATGCGGGAGAACGATCAAGGAATTTTCAAAAGATATCAAACAGGTGGACGGCCCGGAATATGAAACGGTGGCCGCATTCGGCCCGCTTTGCATGAATTTTGACATGGATTCCATTGTCATGGCCAACCATCTGTGTAATGCTCACGGCATTGATACCATCTCCACCGGCGTATCCATCGCGTTTGCCATGCATTTGTATGAACATGGCATCCTTACTCAGGAGACTGCCGGCATGGAAATCCGTTGGGGCGATGCGGAAACCATCCTGAAACTGGTTCGAATGATTATCAGACAGGAAGGGATCGGAAAGATGCTGTCCAAAGGGGTGAAGCAGATGGCCGCGGAACTGGAGGCGGATCCGGAGATGGCCGCCCATGTCAAAGGCCTCGAGTTTCCCATGCACGATCCCCGCGCCTACCAGGGCGCGGCCCTGGCATATGCTGTCGGACCCCGTGGGGCCTGCCACCTGAAAGGTGCCCTCTACAGCTTGGATGCGCCGGGCACTGAAGTGGGGCTTTCTCTGGGCATCACCTTTACCGACAAAAACGATCCCGATCAGAAAGGAGCGCTTACCGCAAAGTTGCTTCAGTTTTGCGAACTGTATAACAGCTTCACCCTCTGCCAGTTCTCCCCCCTGCCCGCTTCCATCATTGCCCGGATCATGGGCGACATTACGGGGACCGATTTCAAGACCATGGACCTGCTGACATTCGGCGAACGGTCCCTGAATTTAAAACGCGCCATCAACAACAAGCTGGGGGTCACCGGCGTCGATGACCGCATCCCTGCCATTGTCAGAAAGGCGCTCTCCGAAGGCGCCACTGCCGGCATTGAGCCGGACATGGATAGGATGCTCAAGGAATTCTACGCCGTGAGCCAGTGGGACCCGGAGACCGGAAAGCCCCAAAAGGAAAAATTGAAGGAATTGGGGCTGGATCGCGTGGCGGATGATTTATATGCCTAACACTGCACTGTGCGACCACAATGTTGCCTGTGGTTTGGTTATCCCCTGACGTTGACTGTAATCTTTTCTGGGAGGTTTAGTCATGGATATTGAGACTGCAGTCAGACAAAGAAGAAGTATTCGCATGTTCAAACCGGAACCGGTAGCGAAGGAGGTTATCCGTCAAATCCTGGAAGACGCCCGTTGGTCCCCCTCGTGGGGTAACTCTCAGCCTTGGGAACTCTATGTGGTTACCGGAGAGGCGCTGGAGAGATTTAAAAAGGCAAATCGTGACAAGTGCCTGGACGGCGAGCCTCACATGTCTGAGATCACAATGCCGGAAGTATGGCCGGAGATTATGAAAAAAAGATATGTTGACGTGGGAAAAAGTGTCTTGACCGCTCTCTCTATCGCCCGGGAAGATGCCGCCGCCCGTAATCAATATTATGGGGAGATGTTTAACCTTTTTGGTGCTCCGTGCATGATTCTGGTATGCCTTGGCAAAAGCCTCAAAATAGAATATGCGATGCTGGATGTGGGGCTTATGATGCAGACTTTCTGCCTCCTTGCCCATGCCAAAGGACTTGGAACCTGTATGCTGGCCGCATCCGTACGATACCCACACCTTTTAAGGGAAATCTTGTCTATTTCTGAGGACCGGGTTGTGGTTATCGGAACGGCTATGGGATACCCCGACTGGGACTCGCCGGTCAATAATTTCGAAAGGAAAAGGGCGGGATTGGAGGAGTTTGTAACCTGGTTGAGTTGATGCGACCATAAACGAACAACACTGACAGGCAAAGGTACGTTGTACCGTGGAGGGCTTGTCTCACAACATCCCCCGTCCTTCGAGGACAGTCCCGACCATGACCGTGCGTCCTTGCGCATGACGTTCTCGCCTTTGGCGGAACATGCGAAGAATTTACCGGTCAAGTTTTCACTCCTTCGGCGGGACATGGCATACATGCTGTCTGCGCGGTGCAAACCGGTCCGGACCCTCCGAAACAGGTCTTCCTACGGACAGGGCGAGCTGTTTCAACATGCCTGCGTAGATCCATTGATGAAAAGGATAAAGCGCATACCAGTAGATCATGCCCCAGAGGCCCTTTGGCAGAAATCGAGAGAGGAGTTGGAGTTCCGTCCGATCTTTCCCGAGGGGGTGCAGGCGAAACTCCATCACTGCCTCTCCGGGAAGCTTCATCTCCGCCAGCAGTTTTAGGCTCGATGGGGGCTTCATATCCAGGACCCGCCAAAAATCGAGGGCATCGCCGATCATTAGTTCAGCCGAATCCCGTCGACCACGCCTCAGACCGATACCCCCGACCAAACGATCCAGGGCGCCGCGGATCTTCCAGAGAAAATCACCAAAATACCAGCCCGTGCGGCCCCCGATGACCTTGATGCGGTCCCAAACCTCCTGATGCGAGGCCTCAATAACCGCCCGATATCCGCACTCATAGATCGTGCCGCCTGCATAATCCGCATCCCCGCACTGGGTCCACTCCGGCATCTCAAGTGCGCCGGCATCCGACCAGCAGGTTTCCACGCATTGCTGCCTAACCCGCTGAAGAGCAAAGCGGATGGCCTGGCGACAGCTTATCAGCTCCTGAGGGATCAGCTCACGGATGCTGTTTTCTTTACACACCACCGGGCTTTTTAACCCCTCGATAAGGGGCCGTGCGATGGATGACGGGACGGGCGTCACCAGATGGACCCACCACGAGCTAAGACGGGGCGAGAGGGCCTTAACTGGAACAATGATGCGTCTGGAAAGTCCCCTCTCCTCTGCATAGAGCTGGATAAGCGACTCGTACGTCAGGATATCCGGGCCGCCGATATCGAAGCGTCTGCCAGCAGTCTCTTCATTCTCGAGACACCCTTTCAGGTAACCCAGGACATTTCGAATGGCAATCGGCTGACAGGGCGTTCGCACCCATGCGGGCGTGGTCATGACCGGAAGGCGCTCCGTCAGGTAGCGGAGCATTTCAAAGGAGGCACTGCCTGAACCCAGAATAACAGCTGCACGAAGGAAGGTGACCGGGACCGTGCTGGATTCCAGGATGCGGGCCACCTCGATCCTCGAACGCAGGTGCTCACTTAAATCCGGGCTATCATCCCCAAGCCCTCCCAGGTAGATCAATCGCTCAATCCCCGCGGCGGCAGATGCTTCGGCCATGTTGTGGGCCGCCCTTCGGTCGGCCTCGGCAAAATCCCTGGTGCGGGACGTCATGGAATGGACCAGATAAAAGGCTGCCCAACAGCCATGACTTGCCGCTTTCAAGGAATCCGCGTCAAAAACATCGCCCTTTATCAATTCTACATTCGGGTGTCCGGCCCAGGGACGGCAGTCGAGCTTGGCCATTGAACGGCCCATGACCCTGATCCGGTGCCCTGAATCGAGCAGCAGAGGAACAAGCCGGCCGCCTACATATCCGGTTGCCCCGGTAACCAAAACCGGTTCGGATCTCATGCGTCTATCCCTCCTCTGGTCTGTCAGTTGTCATATGCACGGCTGCAGAACACTTATAAAACGGCAGTTGAAGTTATTGTTCTGAAGTCCTGGACCCAGGTGACTGCGTGGCGTTGGCAAAAAATAGCCTTGCTCAAGTATCTGCATTCTGCCAGGAGGCCGATCAAGCCGGTTGCACGCCATTATCCCACCGGATCAAATATAATCATCGCGCCGACCAATCCGCCAGCCGGCCATTCTTCTACCCCGCAATCAGCACGAGATCCAATTCCTCCTCTTTCTTCCGAAGCCTTCTAATGAGTATCCGGAGCAGATTTCGATATACGGTCTTGCCGATACGATCATTGGTCATCAACTCCTCGAAACTTCTCTTCTCCAACTTCAGGGCTTCACCAGGCTGGGATCCGATAACAGAAGCGGATCCAGGCTTTTTTTCAATGAGGGAATACTCACCAAAGCAATCGCCTTGGTTCAAGGTATTCAGGGTGATTTCCGATACCCGACGCTCCCTCCCTCCTTCGATCCGTTTCGGAAGAATGACCTTGACCTGCCCCTTGATGAGGATATAAAAAGCAGCCGACGGCGTTCCCATTTCGATCAGGATCTCTCCTTCTGAGAAACGGACCCGCTGGCACTCTTTGGAAATGACCTTTAAATCATCTCTTGTCAATCCAGAAAATACTTCCACGTGTGATAAGATCTCTGCAATTTTGCTCTTGAACATGGCTCCTTACTCTCTTCAGGATTAAGACATGGTAAACTCAG contains:
- a CDS encoding SDR family oxidoreductase translates to MRSEPVLVTGATGYVGGRLVPLLLDSGHRIRVMGRSMAKLDCRPWAGHPNVELIKGDVFDADSLKAASHGCWAAFYLVHSMTSRTRDFAEADRRAAHNMAEASAAAGIERLIYLGGLGDDSPDLSEHLRSRIEVARILESSTVPVTFLRAAVILGSGSASFEMLRYLTERLPVMTTPAWVRTPCQPIAIRNVLGYLKGCLENEETAGRRFDIGGPDILTYESLIQLYAEERGLSRRIIVPVKALSPRLSSWWVHLVTPVPSSIARPLIEGLKSPVVCKENSIRELIPQELISCRQAIRFALQRVRQQCVETCWSDAGALEMPEWTQCGDADYAGGTIYECGYRAVIEASHQEVWDRIKVIGGRTGWYFGDFLWKIRGALDRLVGGIGLRRGRRDSAELMIGDALDFWRVLDMKPPSSLKLLAEMKLPGEAVMEFRLHPLGKDRTELQLLSRFLPKGLWGMIYWYALYPFHQWIYAGMLKQLALSVGRPVSEGPDRFAPRRQHVCHVPPKE
- a CDS encoding cyclic nucleotide-binding domain-containing protein, which encodes MFKSKIAEILSHVEVFSGLTRDDLKVISKECQRVRFSEGEILIEMGTPSAAFYILIKGQVKVILPKRIEGGRERRVSEITLNTLNQGDCFGEYSLIEKKPGSASVIGSQPGEALKLEKRSFEELMTNDRIGKTVYRNLLRILIRRLRKKEEELDLVLIAG
- a CDS encoding aldehyde ferredoxin oxidoreductase family protein codes for the protein MKGHFGKFLKIDLTARKTEEIPISDADQKIYVGGSTLAASMIYDDVKPDMDSLAPENPIVFATGPFTGSNVPMVSRAAICGISPSTGLWGEATTGGKFPMRLKGTGYDAILVVGNAEKPVYLYINENRMEIRDASHLWGKGDIYETQKQIKSEVDGKSAVACIGLGGENRIHYAGVMNDEGRAAGRCGMGALMGAKNLKALVVSGGRKAEIANPERLKLAISQARDAIESNAYTQAYKLYGTNIYMDLGMRLGDAPAKYFTRSVFPAARIHGPAFRERYRMSNYACTGCPIGCGRTIKEFSKDIKQVDGPEYETVAAFGPLCMNFDMDSIVMANHLCNAHGIDTISTGVSIAFAMHLYEHGILTQETAGMEIRWGDAETILKLVRMIIRQEGIGKMLSKGVKQMAAELEADPEMAAHVKGLEFPMHDPRAYQGAALAYAVGPRGACHLKGALYSLDAPGTEVGLSLGITFTDKNDPDQKGALTAKLLQFCELYNSFTLCQFSPLPASIIARIMGDITGTDFKTMDLLTFGERSLNLKRAINNKLGVTGVDDRIPAIVRKALSEGATAGIEPDMDRMLKEFYAVSQWDPETGKPQKEKLKELGLDRVADDLYA
- a CDS encoding nitroreductase; translated protein: MDIETAVRQRRSIRMFKPEPVAKEVIRQILEDARWSPSWGNSQPWELYVVTGEALERFKKANRDKCLDGEPHMSEITMPEVWPEIMKKRYVDVGKSVLTALSIAREDAAARNQYYGEMFNLFGAPCMILVCLGKSLKIEYAMLDVGLMMQTFCLLAHAKGLGTCMLAASVRYPHLLREILSISEDRVVVIGTAMGYPDWDSPVNNFERKRAGLEEFVTWLS
- a CDS encoding iron-containing alcohol dehydrogenase, whose amino-acid sequence is MTYWTHEYLLKTWGGPMVQAAFLRDVMKPFFVPRVFSGFNLFLDVPQLLPDAVDLIARECKSKRAFIVTDDYAVRFAEKVMSPYQKRHGISFETWANAKPDAPIETVTDCAEQMKRFAPDLIFGLGGGSAMDTAKAAWLLYEHPHVKLEILSPLIPLNLRNKAKLAAIPTTSGTGSEVSGVAVISFPDGVKLPVAGALPEFVPDFALLDPTFTVGMPPELTAGTGADALAHAVDGFMAPKCDEINQAIAGKTIEMIFKWLPRAYADGSDIMARMKMQQAAMMAGIPLANAGSGISHALGHTIGGLFHIHHGVLVLLFIPYELQVYAKVTDRYLELCDLMGVWDHDSKEKRLSGLIEKIRDFMTSLKLPIGLKDAGVRRDDLEKHMDMILEQTPTDPAFYFGWYDLNKAQLNDIFLHAYEGRLLDMCSKPWR